One Halanaerobium hydrogeniformans genomic window, ATCATTCCTCAGCAGGGAGTTTTTGTAGCCGGGATTGAAACTAAAAAAGAAATTGATGATATTTTTCAATTGAGGGCAGAACTTGAAGGGCTGGCCGCTTATCTGGCAGCTCAGAATATTACTGAAAAGCAGAAAGAAAAATTAAAAGAATATACTGAAGAGCTGAAAGACCATATTGCCCATAATGATTACCGGGGCTGTATTAAAGTTGATATTGCCTTTCACAGGATTATAAAGGAAGCTTCTGATAATAAGTGGCTGGAAAAATTTCTTGATACGCTTTTTGAACAGGCAACCCGTTTTCGCCGCAGCAGTTTTAGTAGACAGGGTAGGTTACAGGAATTTTTACAGGAACATCAGGAATTAGGAGAGGCCATTATAAATGGTGACCCTGATAAAGCAAGAGAATCTGCAGAAGGGCATATCAGAGCCGCCTGGGATAGTATTATTACAGTATTTGAAAAAGAACAGCGATAGGTGATAGGTACCTGGTACCAATAGCACTTATAGCTGACTGGGGGTGTTGATTATATTGTTTAAAAAAGAAAAGAAAATTATATTTGTATATCTTATTATAGGAATAAGCTGGGTTTATTTTTCTCAGCGATATCTTCCTTTATTCTCAGATAACTTTGAACAGTATAATCAACTACAGAGCTATAATTTTTTAATATTTGTTCTTTTGAGTTCTTTGTTCTCTTTTCTATTTTTAAAAAAATATCTAGCAATGATAAGGGATAATAATCGCCTGCTTAAATTAAAAGAAAAAGATCTTCGAGATCTCAAAGAGCAAAAACAGCAGCTTAATAACAATTTAGAGCAGGCAGATCAAAAGATTAAAAGCAAAAATCAGAGGTTCGTTAAGATGATAGCTGCGGTTTCTGCCTTAAATGACAATCCAGAGGAAGTTGAAGAAGATTTTTTAACTAAAATTCTCAGCAGTGCGGTTCATATTATTCCTGAGGCTGATTATGGAAAAATATATATTTTTGAAGGTGAGAAATGTAAGTTTGTAAGTGCTGTAGGCCATGATTTTGAAATTTTAAGGAAAACTGATATCAACAAAATTTTCGTTTGTGATTTAAGTGATTATAATTCTAAATGTATTCGAGATTATACGATAAAACTTGAAAAGCTGCCAAAAAAACAGCGTGAAGAGATCATTAGGGCTCTAAGACCGATTAAGGAATCTATTTACAATGAAATTAAAGTTAAAGGTAAGGTAATAGGTCGAATAAGCTTAGATATTGCAGAAGAAAGTGATCAGAATTTTAGTAATCTTAGCTCTATTATTTTAGAATCCTTTGCTGCTTTGGCTTCCTCTCATTTCGCTTACAAAAAATATGATAAATTACAGGCTAAGTTTACTAAAGAGTTAATAAATTCTATTATTAAAATCTTAGAAATGTATGACATGTATACAAAGGGTCACTCCGAACATGTAGCTAATTTATCGCTTTTATTAGCAGAGGAAATGGAGTTGTCAGATAAAAATGTGATGGATGCATATTGGGCAGGAATGGTACATGATATCGGTAAGCTTTTGATTCCAATTAATATACTTAATAAGAAAAACAGGTTAACAGATGTTGAATATGATCTGATCAAAAGGCACCCTTTGTGGGGCAGCAAATCGCTTTCTGATTCTGATGCTTTAAAAAATATTGCCAGGTATATTCATTATCATCATGAAAGGTGGGATGGTAAGGGATATCCAAATGGTTTAGAGCGCAATGAGATTCCA contains:
- a CDS encoding HD domain-containing phosphohydrolase, translated to MFKKEKKIIFVYLIIGISWVYFSQRYLPLFSDNFEQYNQLQSYNFLIFVLLSSLFSFLFLKKYLAMIRDNNRLLKLKEKDLRDLKEQKQQLNNNLEQADQKIKSKNQRFVKMIAAVSALNDNPEEVEEDFLTKILSSAVHIIPEADYGKIYIFEGEKCKFVSAVGHDFEILRKTDINKIFVCDLSDYNSKCIRDYTIKLEKLPKKQREEIIRALRPIKESIYNEIKVKGKVIGRISLDIAEESDQNFSNLSSIILESFAALASSHFAYKKYDKLQAKFTKELINSIIKILEMYDMYTKGHSEHVANLSLLLAEEMELSDKNVMDAYWAGMVHDIGKLLIPINILNKKNRLTDVEYDLIKRHPLWGSKSLSDSDALKNIARYIHYHHERWDGKGYPNGLERNEIPVISQILSVSDTWDAMTSDRSYRKSLTKKEALEEIKENRGSQFSPVVVDAFVHIMEKRKLNIEQKVKEKFNQLESKAVIGSENKLFENLFERSRQGIIILDEEFNVEKVNPYFLNVFGFQRNDVLGINIKDFLLPREKRAESEKNIEALKAGREINVKTYRQKKSGEKIEVEIQAFPVGESENEINYCFIYRDICEAGLKRNLYNYQM
- a CDS encoding GntR family transcriptional regulator; amino-acid sequence: MSKFNLSAIDSYSYEPLRKQVYNVLREAILKGELMIGEKITEMEIADELSVSRTPVREAFRMLEQEELINIIPQQGVFVAGIETKKEIDDIFQLRAELEGLAAYLAAQNITEKQKEKLKEYTEELKDHIAHNDYRGCIKVDIAFHRIIKEASDNKWLEKFLDTLFEQATRFRRSSFSRQGRLQEFLQEHQELGEAIINGDPDKARESAEGHIRAAWDSIITVFEKEQR